A portion of the Solea senegalensis isolate Sse05_10M linkage group LG17, IFAPA_SoseM_1, whole genome shotgun sequence genome contains these proteins:
- the LOC122784113 gene encoding trace amine-associated receptor 4-like — MESLDVAEQLLFNQSANVPDITAVTISYLFCIFAGSLSILIFFGNLLVIMSIVYFKQLHTPTNFLMLSLAVADLLVGLLVLPFTVVLFVSSYWHIEDILCKVRGSLDALLCNSSIWNLCFISVDRYYAVCQPLRYRTKINVCVIWIMIMVSWTIGTLNGIILSLKAPEKGHKNNKCASNQAQTQETMVVVAIFAFGLPAVIMSSIYLNILMVAHKQARSILNMDKSGANVSKMERKATKTLAIVVGSFLMSWTPYFLSVSFYPLSNYTIPLHVLQSFKWLGWSNSMFNPLIYAFFYSWFRSAFKMIITGKIFADDFSNSKLS; from the coding sequence ATGGAGTCTTTGGATGTTGCAGAACAGCTTCTTTTTAATCAGTCAGCAAATGTGCCTGACATAACTGCAGTGACTATTTCATatctattttgtatttttgctggCTCTTTGTCAATTCTCATATTCTTTGGAAACCTACTTGTAATAATGTCTATTGTGTacttcaaacagctccacactcctacaaacttcctgatgctctctctggctgtggctgacctgCTAGTTGGACTTTTAGTTTTGCCTTTTACTGTTGTGCTTTTTGTGAGCTCATATTGGCATATTGAAGATATACTTTGTAAGGTGCGAGGCAGTTTAGATGCGTTATTGTGCAATTCTTCCATTTGGAACTTGtgcttcatttctgttgacagatattacgcagtgtgtcagcctctgagatacagaactaaaataaatgtctgtgtcaTTTGGATCATGATCATGGTGTCCTGGACTATTGGCACTCTAAATGGAATTATTCTCTCATTAAAGGCTCCAGaaaaaggacacaaaaacaacaaatgtgctTCAAATCAAGCTCAAACACAGGAGACTATGGTTGTGGTTGCTATTTTTGCATTTGGCCTCCCAGCTGTAATAATGTCTTCAATCTACCTCAATATTTTAATGGTAGCACATAAACAGGCACGCAGCATCCTAAACATGGATAAATCTGGTGCAAATGTCAGTAAAATGGAGAGAAAGGCGACTAAAACTCTGGCTATTGTGGTGGGGAGTTTTCTCATGAGTTGGACTCCTTACTTTCTGTCCGTCAGCTTTTATCCTCTGAGCAATTATACAATACCACTTCATGTACTTCAATCATTTAAGTGGCTTGGATGGTCAAACTCAATGTTTAATCCATTAatttatgctttcttttacagctggtttcgTTCAGCTTTTAAGATGATCATTACAGGGAAAATATTTGCAGATGATTTTTCTAATTCTAAACTCTCTTGA
- the LOC122784111 gene encoding trace amine-associated receptor 4-like has translation MESSDVAEQLLFNQSANLPDITAVTISYLFCIFGGSLSVLITFGNLLVIMSIAYFRQLHTPTNFLMLSLAVADMLVGLLVVPFSVVLFVSSYWHLEDLLCKVRGSLDALLCISSIWNLCCISVDRYYAVCQPLRYRTKINVHVVWIMIMVCWTIGTLNGIILSVKAPEKGHNNNKCASIQVQTQKTIVVAVVFGFGIPAVIISSIYLKILTVAQKQARSIRNNATSAATVSKMERKATKTLAIVVGVFLMSWTPYFLSISFHPLSNYTIPVNVLQTFKWLGWSNSMLNPFVYAFFYSWFRSAFRMIMTGKIFTDDFSNSKLF, from the coding sequence ATGGAGTCTTCAGATGTTGCAGAGCAGCTTCTTTTTAATCAATCAGCAAATCTGCCTGACATAACTGCAGTGACTATTTCAtatcttttttgtatttttggtggctctttGTCAGTTCTCATAACGTTTGGAAACCTACTTGTAATAATGTCTATTGCTTACTTCAGACAGCTCCACACTCCTACAAACTTCTtgatgctctctctggctgtggctgacaTGCTAGTTGGACTTTTAGTTGTGCCGTTCAGTGTTGTGCTTTTTGTGAGCTCATATTGGCATCTTGAAGATTTACTTTGTAAAGTGCGAGGCAGTTTAGATGCGTTACTGTGCATTTCTTCCATTTGGAACTTGTGCTgcatttctgttgacagatattacgcagtgtgtcagcctctgagatacagaactaaaataaatgtccatGTCGTTTGGATCATGATCATGGTGTGCTGGACTATTGGCACTCTAAATGGAATTATTCTCTCAGTAAAGGCTCCAGAAAAAggacacaataacaacaaatgtgCTTCAATTCAAgttcaaacacagaagacaaTAGTTGTggcagttgtttttggttttggcATTCCAGCTGTTATTATATCTTCAATCTACCTAAAGATTTTGACAGtagcacagaaacaggcacGCAGCATCCGGAACAATGCAACATCTGCTGCAACTGTCAGTAAAATGGAGAGAAAGGCGACTAAAACTCTGGCTATTGTGGTTGGGGTTTTTCTCATGAGTTGGACTCCTTACTTTCTGTCCATCAGCTTTCATCCTTTGAGCAATTATACAATACCAGTTAATGTACTTCAAACATTTAAGTGGCTTGGATGGTCTAATTCAATGTTAAATCCGtttgtttatgcttttttttacagctggttTCGATCAGCTTTTAGGATGATCATGACagggaaaatattcacagatgATTTTTCCAATTCTAAACTCTTTTGA
- the LOC122784104 gene encoding trace amine-associated receptor 4-like, with the protein MNDRLSMDSSDVVVFNQSANVPDITAVTISYLLCIFGGSLSVLILFGNLLVIISIVYFKQLHTPTNFLMLSLAVADLLVGLLVLPFSIVLFVKYWHLEDLLCKVRGSLDVLLCNSSIWSLCCISVDRYYAVCQPLRYRIKINVRVVGIMILVSWTIATLNGIIFTLKAPDKGQKNNRCVLFQPKSQSSVVVGVFVVFGIPAILMFAIYLKILMVAQKQARSIQSMAKSTAAVNKVESKATKTLAIVVGIFLMSWTPYFLSVSFHPLSNYTIALHVIQSFKWLGWSNSLFNPFVYAFFYSWFRSAFRMIITGKIFTDDCSNSKLS; encoded by the coding sequence ATGAATGATCGTTTAAGCATGGATTCttcagatgttgttgtttttaatcaatcaGCAAATGTGCCTGACATAACTGCAGTGACTATTTCATAtctattatgtatttttggtggctctttGTCAGTTCTCATATTGTTTGGAAACCTTCTTGTAATAATCTCAATTGTTTacttcaaacagctccacactcctacaaacttcctgatgctctctctggctgtAGCTGACCTGCTAGTTGGACTTTTAGTTTTGCCTTTCAGTATCGTGCTCTTTGTGAAATATTGGCATCTTGAAGATTTACTCTGTAAGGTACGAGGTAGTTTAGATGTGTTACTGTGCAATTCCTCCATTTGGAGCTTGTGCTgcatttctgttgacagatattatgcagtgtgtcagcctctgagatacagaattaaaataaatgtccgtgTCGTTGGGATCATGATTCTGGTGTCCTGGACTATTGCCACTCTAAATggaattattttcacattaaaggccccggacaaaggacaaaaaaacaacagatgtgttttgtttcaacCGAAATCACAGAGTTCAGTAGTTGTTGgagtttttgttgtatttggcATTCCAGCTATTTTGATGTTTGCAATCTACCTAAAGATTTTGATGGTGGCACAGAAACAGGCACGCAGCATCCAGAGCATGGCAAAATCTACTGCAGCTGTCAATAAAGTGGAGAGTAAGGCAACTAAAACTCTGGCTATTGTGGTGGGGATTTTTCTCATGAGTTGGACGCCTTACTTTCTGTCCGTGAGCTTTCATCCTTTGAGCAATTATACAATAGCACTTCACGTAATTCAGTCATTTAAGTGGCTTGGATGGTCAAATTCATTGTTCAATCCATTTGTGtatgctttcttttacagctggtttcgGTCAGCGTTTAGGATGATCAttacagggaaaatatttacagatgatTGTTCTAATTCTAAACTCTCTTGA
- the LOC122784103 gene encoding trace amine-associated receptor 4-like: MDYSDVVVAEQPLFNESLNVPDITTVTISYLLCIFGGALSVLIMCGNLLVITSIAYFKQLHTPTNLLMLSLAVADLLVGLFILPFSIVLFVNSYQHLKGLLCKIRGSLDVLLCDASIWNLCFISVDRYYAVCQPLRYRTKITVRVIWIMIMVSWTIAILNGLIFTLKAPDKGQKSSTCGSIQVKTQSTIVVGVAVGFGIPAVVMVAIYLKILTVAHKQARSILSMAKSGETVSKVERKATKTLAIVVGVFLTSWTPYFLCISFHPLSNYTIPFHVLQSFKWLGYTNSLLNPFVYAFFYSWFRSAIKMIITGKIFTDDCSNSKLS, encoded by the exons ATGGATTAttcagatgttgttgttgcagagcagcctctttttaatgaatcactAAATGTGCCTGACATAACTACAGTTACTATTTCATAtctattatgtatttttggtgGCGCTTTATCAGTTCTCATAATGTGTGGAAATCTTCTTGTAATAACCTCTATTGCTTacttcaaacagctccacactcctacaaacctcctgatgctctctctggctgtggctgacctgctagttggactttttattttgcctttcaGTATCGTGCTCTTTGTCAACTCATATCAGCATCTGAAAGGTTTACTTTGCAAAATACGAGGCAGTTTAGATGTGTTACTGTGTGACGCTTCCATTTGGAACTTGtgcttcatttctgttgacagatattatgcagtgtgtcagcctctgagATACAGAACTAAAATAACTGTCCGTGTCATTTGGATTATGATCATGGTGTCCTGGACTATTGCCATTCTAAATGGacttattttcacattaaaggCCCCAGACAAAGGACAGAAAAGCAGCACGTGTGGTTCAATTCAAGTTAAAACACAGAGTACAATAGTTGTTGGAGTTGCTGTTGGGTTTGGCATCCCAGCTGTCGTGATGGTTGCAATCTATCTAAAGATTTTGACAGTGGCACACAAACAGGCACGCAGCATCCTGAGCATGGCAAAATCTGGTGAAACTGTCAGTAAAGTAGAGAGAAAGGCGACTAAAACTCTGGCTATTGTGGTGGGGGTTTTTCTCACAAGTTGGACGCCTTACTTTCTGTGCATCAGCTTTCATCCTTTGAGCAATTATACAATACCATTTCATGTACTTCAGTCCTTTAAGTGGCTTGGATACACAAATTCATTGTTAAATCCGTTTGtttatgctttcttttacagctggtttcgATCAGCTATTAAGATGATCAttacagggaaaatat ttacagatgatTGTTCTAATTCTAAACTCTCTTGA